A stretch of DNA from Cygnus atratus isolate AKBS03 ecotype Queensland, Australia chromosome 9, CAtr_DNAZoo_HiC_assembly, whole genome shotgun sequence:
GCCTAGGTCTATCCCAAGACTTCTGAtctattttcagaaagagaaagtaaaGCCTTAGGACAAGCTACACGGCTCGCTTTTGTTAACACAGGGTCAAGATCTTTGCCATTTGTCAGTGCCAGCTAGCTAAGGAATCCTTCAGCTACTACATCAACaacagaaacctgaaaaaagggggggggagggcaatGCCAAACAAGAAAATCTGAGAACTTCATCTCTTGTCCTTTGTCAGCAGTATGAAGGAGAGCAGCTGTTCATAAATGTTGTGCTATgaataagcaaagaaaataaaggtgagGAAGATAGAGCAGTAATTAGCTTTGGGGGACAGTGGGAGATGCCTGCGTTAAGAATGTTCCTGTGGAACTCCACGCCGTCCTTGGTAGATTTTTATCAAATTAGTCATGATTAAAACCTAAAATATGATCAAGAAGCAGTTTTAAACATGCAGCCTACAAAGATGATCAACACAAAGAAGTAAAAGGTCTATTACCTCATAAGCACAAAcatagaaattaaaagaaaacaatagtCATGCTCAGGAGTCAAGGGACCATTTgcagaatatttaaatgaagtCCTCCAAGAATTTTTTCACAAGGCTTTTTAATTAAGGTGCAGATTACTTATTACTCCATGTAGAACAGAATTAGTTAAGAGGTATCTCCTATGCCCTTCGATTTATCAGTGTCTGGACACAAGGCATCAGTGGGAATAAAATGCTAGCACCAAGTAAATAACCAACAAATAATATCTTTAAACGTCTTGTTGGTACAGCATTACGATTGTTTCTCACTATTTGATGATTACTTAGATAATGCTTACATTATGCTAATGGCACAAACTGGCAAAACGGAGCATAAAAGTACTCCTACTGTCAAGTAGTCTTTAACTAACGACCCTACCAGGACACTAGggatgttgcttttttttaaatttaaatggcTAGTAGTAAAACATACCTTTACAAGGGTCTTGCTAGATACCAATTGTGTGCAGTTACACTGGACAAGCAACGTGAGAGGTAAAGCAATACATAAATActtcaattaaaacaaatcagtCACACTCTAATAAACCCAtgcctgaaagaaaattaatctgcTCTGTTGTATTCTTCTTCATGCCCCCTCAGGTAGCATTCATTTAGTATTTTCACAGTGAAGGCcagtgtttgtttcttcttttgtacCTCCTTTCTAGCACAACGAGTACTACTGTCACAGAAATGATAATTATGAAGCTATGGTTCACGCCTCACAATTAAGTCAACGTGTCTTTTTGTCTCATCTACAACGTGCACGTTCCAGCTCTTTTTAGCAAACACTGCTGTTTCTGCCAAACCCAGGATGTTTCAGAgatgtgaaaaacaaatctggGACAAGATACAACAACGCtagattcattaaaaaaaaaacaaaaaaaaaacacagagtgACTTGTTGGAAAGAATACGCAGCAGTATCTATGCCATTAGAGTCCCTCTGACTCGCCATGCTGAAGAACCTCCCCTTACTTGCCTTGTCAGGGACATTACGCCAAGCTCGCTTTCCCTCTGGTCAGACTGAACCGAAGACAGGCTGCTTCTGGCCGGCGGCAGTAATTCTTTGACAGGACCCCGCCACAGTGCTGCCCCGCCTTCCATCACGTACACTGTATCACCTCCGAATGCAGACCTACAAGCTTGTTAGCAgtcaaattctgatttttcccTCTAGAACTCTGGGTTGATATTCCTAAACTATCAAATATGGCTTAAAATGTTctcaaatcacagaatggtttgaggCGAgaggggacctctggaggcccTCGGGTCCTACCCCCACGCCCAAGCCAGGACACCcaggagcaggttgcccagggccttgtccgGGGCGGCTGTTAAAGGTCTCCCAGGAGGGAgcctccacagcctctcttgCAACCTGCTCCGGTGCTCGGATGACACTGTCACACGTCAGATCAGCgggaacacagaaaatgatCTCCAAAAATGCATTAACATACTTAACAGAGAATTCTTAAGGCAGGTGTTGCTGAAAAGGAATTGTCTCCTGGAAATCAGTGTTAATTACAAATAGAAATTTGATTGTAGATTAGCACAATtcaaccaaaggaaaaaaggaaagacagcaCTGTACAATGGAAATGCCTTACAAGGATttttacacagagaaaaaaaaaaagaacaagtccAATTCAAAAAGTGTGACTACTTGATTATGTTCATCTTTACCAAACGTATGCAAGTTCACTGCTGGATTACCTTGTGGCTCTGTTGTGCGCTGTCAGTATAACTGctgcaagaaaataaactgaggTTCTGAATATCCAGTCACAGCGGATCTTAGCAATGTCTCTGACGAAGGAGACTGACTGCCCGTCACAGGAAGCAGCATCTGATGGTCTTCAGTCCCAATGGGAAGGGGAAGCGGTAAAGACATCTCAGAGGGTTTCACATCTATGGACTCTGATAAAGGACTTTTCTGACTCTGAATGGATTCTTGTTCATTGAAAGAATTATCGAGTGTATTAGAATCAGGGGGAGTTTCGGAtcctgggaaaagaaaaaaaaaaaaaagaaaaaaagtttttccaaatattaattttattttcccagcaaTTAATGTAAGGgaacattttgcaaatgatgCAAGATTTTTCTTGCTGCTAGCAAGAACCAAGCAAGACTTGTTCTCACAAAACACGGACTAACTGCTACTAGAAATCTTGCTACAGATAGCACAAGTCaacaagaaggaaagacagCACAAGTGTCTTTGCACGGAAGAATTAAAACGAACAAATCCTACGTGAAAAATTAAAGTGCTTGAATGATTATTTAGATCTTACCAAGACATTCAAATTCCCTACAGCTTATCTTGTTGAGGACATTGTATGAACCATCCTCATGTGTGTCTCATACCGTCCCTCTTAACTTTCACTACAGGCACCATCTCTGTTGGAAACCATCTGAAGAAATGTTCAAAAGCTCCTACACAAATTCTGCACATTGCCTTTCAACTGACTGCCCAAACAAGCACGTGGCGTGTCAAGGACTGcccaggcagctgtgctgtcaGTACCTTCAGTGTGCTGTGAAGCCAAAACAAGCTGTAAACACAGTGTGAAAACTGAGAATCACATCCTCTGCTTCCTGTGACGTGACAAACAGACAGATGATGAATTCTAACTCGATCTCTACTTGGCATGGTACAGAAGATAACAAACCCTTAACATAGTGAACGAAGGAGCTTTGGAGAAAATACAGTTATGAAGGTTTCCTTGAGATTTCCCCCCCCAGAAAACCTAAGAACCACAGCCACATACTGCCCAGCCCTCTCCTCGCTCACTGCTGCTCTCACCGCACACTTGCTTCCACCCCCTTCTGGCTGCATTAGCACCTTCCTAAACGGGGCTTCAGGAGACTTTGACCTTCAAAGCTGCCTCTGCGTGTGACTCTTGTCTTCTCAGCCTCTCCCTAGCCAGACCAGACATGCACAGACACCGATTATTCCCTTTTCCATACGACAGAGACAAGGGAATTAGCGCAAATACACTTAAGGATGGACAGATAATGAGGTACGTGGAGCCAGTGTTGAAAGAGACCGGTTCCATTCTCTGAACACCTCCTGAGTTTTGTACCATAACCAAGTAATATGTCACATTTCTTCCTAATCAAAATCTGGTATGCAGAGCAGGATTTGAATGtatttgaaaagtctttttAGGGCAGTATTTGCAGCAGAGAACATTTTGCCTGGCTGTCTGGTACCGTGTTACTTGCTAATCCAGCTCAGACCTGGATTAACATTGACTATGCTGTTGCATTCGAAATATTGGATCCTTCTAGAAGTAAAGTAATTCTTGTAACCAGTATGCCTTCTTCATTCGAATTATTACCCTAATAGGGACATACTCCAAAAACagattcagaagaaagaaaaagttacctATGACTCACAGACCATGCCTTAGTGTGGAAAGCTCTCACAATTTCCTAGGACAAGGAAGTAAATATTCACGTACAAAAATTCTCGTCAGCAGCAATCCACTTCTCTGTTGGTCAAGATGTGCTTGCTACGGCAATGCAAACTGCTTGAAAATTTGTCTTGAATCTACTTTAAAGCATATCCTTTGGGCTTTACAAGGTTTGGGTACCTCTAAAGCAGATGCTTTAAGCACTAAGGAGGACTACCATCCAAAAATCTTCTAAATTTagaaaattttctaaaataaaagttttctaaaTTCAGGCCAGTttgagcaaaaaaaacccaaaagtTATTTGACATAGGGGAAGACAAAACAGTTTGCACAAGGAACTCACCTGTGTGAACTTTCGTTTTGTGCTTCTTAAGATTTTTTATATCTGTGTAAGAATTTCCACACATTTCACAGATAAATGGtctttcacctgaaaaaaaaatgggtttggCAGTTAGAATAATCTTGATATTGAAAGAAGACAGTTATAGATGCAGGATAATGGattttaaagttatattttaaaatacagtttgtaaCTGTAAGGTATTTTGTCTGTCtgtatttagaataaaattgGTTCCAGAACAGtagattaaaacaaagcaaaaagcttcTGTGTTTGAAGTAGAACCCTGATCATACATCAACACCTACACTGTTACACACTGAAATTAGtctgaaaaaagcaattaaaaaaatcatagatattttctttacattattttcacaAAGATACATAAATTAAGAAACTCTGCTACTTTCGAGTACAGCACAATGTGgtatattttaaaggcaaaaaggTAAAAGTacaatattatttattgttcAGGAAGCAGCCTGTCTGGAAACTGACCTGTATGGGACCGAAAATGTTTATTGAGCTCTCCAGAGGAAATAAAACTCTTTCCACAAATGCCACAGATATATGGCTTCTCTCCTAAAGGAGACACAAGGAGtttatttcaatatataaaCCATAATACACATAAAGaacaagttaaaataaaacagaggtgATGTCCAAGGGGAGAAAATGCTCCTTGAAGTGGagtcaaagggaaaaaacatgaaaaagaagctGGATGAAAACACCAGAGGACACTCCCAGATCATCCCAGGGCAGAGATTTCCTCCGTCTCCCCTTACCTGTATGTTTTCGGGAATGGGTGATGAGAGAACTCGAGACAGCAAAGGCTTTTCCACAGGTGTCACACACGTAGGGCTTCTCCCCTGTGTGGCGACGCACGTGGTAGGTGAGCGTGCTCGCCTGGGCGAACCGCTGACCACAGCGGTCGCACACGTAGGGCTTCTCGCCACTGTGCTTCCTGCGAAAGAACAGACAGCGGTGATCTGCTGGCAGGAAGGGAAGCAGCACCCACGGTTAGGTGACTTTCCTCAactctcctctgccttctccaaaGCTCCTTGTGTTAGCGTTCTGTGAGCTACAAAACTCATCAACTGGGAGCTGATTCTGAGCTAGCAGTTTCTCAATGAGTAAAAGTCACTGGCTGTTGGCTTGGGGAATTTGTGCATCAGTGGTTTCATGGCAGCTGAATCAAACTATGGGCCCCGCGCGTGTAACATTCACTGTGAGAACTCAGCAAGTGTTGCATTACAGCGCACTGAAAGATAAAACGATGCTTCCGAACAAGGGAACACGATTTGAGCTCCTGCCAAAAAACGCAACAGCCCCGTGCCGGTTGCCTGTGCGCAGGGAGACCAGTTCTGTTTCACTTCCTGTCAAGGACTGCTTTTGTCTCCAGGTACTTCAaagagtttaaaacaaataaccGTCATTGCCATAAGGATACCAGTACGTATGCTGTAACATTCATAAACTGCTCCCTCCCTAATGAGGGAGGGCGCAGATGTACGCCTTCTATTCTTGCGGTGCGAGACGGGACCCAAGACAAAAGGAGCAAGAAATGAGCAAATGGTGTGAATGTGTAAGTCTTGCTCACAGCACAGAGAAtgattctgtttaaataaacGTGGATGAAACATCTGCAGGATCTCACTTCTCCCTACCTGGCGTGAATCTTCAGGTTGCTCGAAGTGGCGAACTGCAGGTTGCACACGTCGCACTTGTACGGCTTCTCTTCGCCGTGGTGCATCCGGCTGTGGAACACTAACTGGCACTTCTGGGCAAAGCCTTTGTCGCACAGCTCACATTTGTATGGCTTCTCCCctggtaaaaaaacaaacctcttgTACTCTCTGGATTTACGTAAGCAAGCTTTCCAATCCATTACCTGGCCAAGGCTCAAGTGTCTGTTCTAGTAGGTCTGACGAATAACATCTCGTGGCATCCGGTGTTCAGCCCGCTGAGGTGGAAcgtgccagcagcacagcacacaaCAGGCCATTTTTAACATAttgcaatttgaaaataaaagggaacggttcatatttttaataatgccATTTCCCCCAcgttattttcagaaagctatgACTACTTTTCCACATTATTCAAGATTCGGAGTGTTTGAGATGAACAGCCAGTAAATCAcctgctccttcctgcctcTCAAACAACAAGAGGTGTCCAGTGCCCTCTCTGGCGCTCCCTGACTCCTCACTAGTGTCTGCTGCAGAACGCTACAGGTACCTCTCCGACTGCCCGTGGTTTCTCCGCGGTCAGTACGGTCTCATCAGTGGACTGTGCAACGCCACGGTCTCAGATGACAGCAGTGAGAGAGCCTCTGCGTATTGCTGGGACGGCGCACAGCCAAACTAGGGGCTTGACAATTCCTAAGCACAACGTGTGcttaaaaacttcagaaataaaagcactcGGCAGCTAACCTGCCAGCTAGGAGCAGCAAACTGGCCCTGAATTCTGCTCACAAGCTTCACCTTGCGTATGAATCTTTAGTGAGTCAGTGGCTGATGGTATTTGAAATCCTCTCCCTTGGTCACTGAACGGGAATGGTGTTCTCCTGCAGCTGTACCTCAGAACCTCCTACTGGAGGCTTTGCATCCTACTCCTCTTCTGCATCTTCACAGCTTCCTGGAAAGAGCTCCACTGCTGACCTCTGCTCACAgttttccaaagggaaaaagagcaaaagtaaccgtttaaaaaaaaaaatctttttcactgTTACTTCAGAATTCTGAATGTCAGccacaaaaggaagaaaaccgTGCGACCCATGTCCCTCCGCTGCTCACTGGGTTTAGCAGAGCAGCAAAGGTGAGGGCAGAACAGCTACAATGGATCAGATCGAAGACAGAACTAATCCAGTATCAAGTCTTCCTTGTCTAGGGAAGGAagtaagaaaagacaaagactGACTTGTGCTTCTCCCCAGTGTCTTCCCAGGCTCTAATAACTTGCTGTTCGTAATCTTTCCAGGTTGGATGTGTCGTCTTAACGTTAAAGTGTTCATAAATGGTTTTTCTTTGATGCTTTCTCCAGTAGCTCTTGCTACAACACAAACTTCTAGTAAAGTTATTGAATGAAGAGAACATCACACAGTTCAGCTACACGTTTTACTAAGTAAAATCCCAAACGCTGCAATTGAGCCACCTCCACTATCTTTTTTTGAAGATTCCCCCCGTGCAAGAAGCTACCTACTTGAAACAagaatgtaatttctttttccgCCATTGTTATCAAGCCTATATTAGGACttcacgttaaaaaaaaaatatatatatagcaacaGAAATTCTGGTATGGAGTTCCGTGAGCCTTTCACACTCTACTGGCGGTGGTTTCTGGCACTGCACTCCATTTAACGTCTCCGCAGAGTTAAAGGGTAGCCAGCCCTTCTGAATCTTTCCAGAGATCAAGGTGCTCCGACAAGTAAAGTCCCCACTAGCTATTTAACACTGAAACTACGATTTTGTACCGAAAAAACGTAGAAACACTTCATGCCACCAGGATACAGACGCTATCCCCACAGTACCAAGAGCAGACAAAATTTCCAGAGGAACAGCTCAGAACACAAAGATCTTTCTAGTCCCGTATTCGCGTGCTGCTCTCGCAGATCTCCACAGCCCACGACGACAAACCAACAGCTTACCTGTGTGAGTTCTTACATGGGTTTTCAGCTGGTTGCACTGCGTGAACGCCTTCCCACACAGCTGGCACACGTAGGGTTTCACTCCTTTGTGTATCCTCATGTGCCGGCGGAGGCTGCTGGCTTCCGAGAAGACTTTTCCACACGTGTTGCACACCGGTTTAGCTTTGGAGTACTTCTGGTCAAGTTCCTCTCCTGAACTTTCCAGCTGGTAAGTGTTCTTTTCGTTGGCTATATTGGACATACAGTGCTCCTTCAGCGCACAGTTCTGCTGAGACTTCCCCcgtttttgttttgctgcaatAGTCTGAACTAAAATATCTTGCGCTGCCAGCGTTTCGCTTTCCACCACAGCTGCCAACTGGAGCTCGGAGTTATCGCTgccttgggcagcctgctctgttATCTGCGTGGCCAGCTTATTTGCatctaaaaacatttcaatCGATGCGTTCTCAGTCACATCATTCTG
This window harbors:
- the MYNN gene encoding myoneurin, whose product is MQYSHHCEHLLERLNKQREAGFLCDCTVVIGEFQFKAHRNVLASFSEYFGAFYRDASDNNVVLDQTQVKADGFQKLLEFIYTGNLNLDSWNVKEIHQAADYLKVEEVVTKCKIKMEDFAFIANPSSTETSSITGNIEMNQQTCLLTLRDYNNREKADAPPAELVQPQAKKSALEKKSAQTKKRKKNFSSPKSVQSKSIQYQNDVTENASIEMFLDANKLATQITEQAAQGSDNSELQLAAVVESETLAAQDILVQTIAAKQKRGKSQQNCALKEHCMSNIANEKNTYQLESSGEELDQKYSKAKPVCNTCGKVFSEASSLRRHMRIHKGVKPYVCQLCGKAFTQCNQLKTHVRTHTGEKPYKCELCDKGFAQKCQLVFHSRMHHGEEKPYKCDVCNLQFATSSNLKIHARKHSGEKPYVCDRCGQRFAQASTLTYHVRRHTGEKPYVCDTCGKAFAVSSSLITHSRKHTGEKPYICGICGKSFISSGELNKHFRSHTGERPFICEMCGNSYTDIKNLKKHKTKVHTGSETPPDSNTLDNSFNEQESIQSQKSPLSESIDVKPSEMSLPLPLPIGTEDHQMLLPVTGSQSPSSETLLRSAVTGYSEPQFIFLQQLY